In a single window of the Procambarus clarkii isolate CNS0578487 chromosome 51, FALCON_Pclarkii_2.0, whole genome shotgun sequence genome:
- the LOC138351979 gene encoding uncharacterized protein, which produces MLEAPVVSVVTLGEVTTLEAPVVSVVTLGEVTTLEAPVVSVVTLGEVTTLEAPVVSVVTLGEVTTLEAPVVSVVTLGEVTTLEAPVVSVVTLGEVTTLEAPVVSVVTLGEVTTLEAPVVSVVTLGEVTTLEAPVVSVVTLGEVTTLEAPVVSVVTLGEVTTLEAPVVSVVTLGEVTTLEAPVVSVVTLGEVTTLEAPVVSVVTLGEVTTLEAPVVSVVTLGEVTTLEAPVVSVVTLGEVTTLEAPVVSVVTLGEVTTLEAPVVSVVTLGEVTTLEAPVVMTTVALVNPASLTCVSSR; this is translated from the coding sequence ATGCTTGAGGCACcagttgtgagtgtggtgacccTGGGTGAGGTCACCACGCTTGAGGCACcagttgtgagtgtggtgacccTGGGTGAGGTCACCACGCTTGAGGCACcagttgtgagtgtggtgacccTGGGTGAGGTCACCACGCTTGAGGCACcagttgtgagtgtggtgacccTGGGTGAGGTCACCACGCTTGAGGCACcagttgtgagtgtggtgacccTGGGTGAGGTCACCACGCTTGAGGCACcagttgtgagtgtggtgacccTGGGTGAGGTCACCACGCTTGAGGCACcagttgtgagtgtggtgacccTGGGTGAGGTCACCACGCTTGAGGCACcagttgtgagtgtggtgacccTGGGTGAGGTCACCACGCTTGAGGCACcagttgtgagtgtggtgacccTGGGTGAGGTCACCACGCTTGAGGCACcagttgtgagtgtggtgacccTGGGTGAGGTCACCACGCTTGAGGCACcagttgtgagtgtggtgacccTGGGTGAGGTCACCACGCTTGAGGCACcagttgtgagtgtggtgacccTGGGTGAGGTCACCACGCTTGAGGCACcagttgtgagtgtggtgacccTGGGTGAGGTCACCACGCTTGAGGCACcagttgtgagtgtggtgacccTGGGTGAGGTCACCACGCTTGAGGCACcagttgtgagtgtggtgacccTGGGTGAGGTCACCACGCTTGAGGCACcagttgtgagtgtggtgacccTGGGTGAGGTCACCACGCTTGAGGCACcagttgtgagtgtggtgacccTGGGTGAGGTCACCACGCTTGAGGCACCAGTGGTGATGACCACAGTAGCCTTAGTTAACCCAGCCAGCCTCACCTGTGTTTCGAGTCGTTGA